Proteins encoded by one window of Anopheles maculipalpis chromosome 2RL, idAnoMacuDA_375_x, whole genome shotgun sequence:
- the LOC126567905 gene encoding LOW QUALITY PROTEIN: uncharacterized protein LOC126567905 (The sequence of the model RefSeq protein was modified relative to this genomic sequence to represent the inferred CDS: substituted 1 base at 1 genomic stop codon): MSSELIVYVVLLLSPFISGDEMIPYERSSIDDCATRFYRSYTVSTVAPSAGWPVRLREFAHIAAIGWTNDGSKRWLCAGSLIWENFILTAAHCAADESRTPPDIARFGDININSDDDDEFAQELRITEIIRHPKHRFSSTYYDIALMKLERNVVVTDTVAPTCLWLDDEIRFPKLLAAGWGRTGFGEEQTDILLKVELALVSNENCSNYYAGGDRSLRDGLMDHQLCAGDEKMDTCPGDSGGPLHVKLFDGWKLIPFLVGVTSFGQACGLSVPGVYVKVSSFGDWIIETLQQHGEHATRFEFEPMVCTNRYLKFRDYKPDVVVIYHGEESINWSKKYVTDESSDYIVSFGWPNSTGPVDSDCFGTLIEPNVVVTLAECILSTESLPTQIILTDANIVDIAEIVVHPLYNPSSNPYYNNIAVVKLKTFAWIEPFCVWYGESIPDEQLLVTGEKIIPTENSEEPDISKLITRVWKQSQDQCNLPRQYSERLPQGLLSEHICYENQPFFVPGGCVSLPGSPIERNGGKYIYIDGIHLFGRDCGYGEPAVGVRLSAHKAWLESVLLPRPQRSEALVHVDPDLDVSDTCRYADRTTGTCTPQQNCPTIHTRVQNKQQLLFCKRTSVVCCPEKATNLETTAIEREFNECEERYRHLRTSRQENTTHIVEIGWQEADKVKYDCYGYLISTRGVVTSASCLLEKTKLPNLVRLGGLGISGGSQTIRIEKVELYPKYSRVNRQNNVAIVKLESPIEPSADVYPGCLWQNVSHSPLQQQVFDIAXRRFDPIYPIYKSDCAIFLKRSFDEPETICMNPGLEFYYTVIYHFQLQFRFKRVTLIPDHCYNAGSPIVWKQFIDADVYVEYLVNVYSHGSCNSLTPRIVNRMAAYIDWFKKVLQ, translated from the exons ATGTCTAGTGAGTTGATCGTTTACGTTGTGTTGCTTTTATCACCGTTCATAAGTG gTGACGAAATGATCCCATACGAAAGGTCCTCTATAGATG ATTGTGCAACACGGTTTTATAGGTCTTACACTGTCAGTACAGTAGCTCCTTCCGCCGGATGGCCTGTGCGCTTGCGCGAGTTTGCCCATATTGCGGCGATTGGATGGACCAATGATGGTAGCAAACGTTGGCTCTGTGCTGGATCATTGATCTGGGAAAACTTCATCCTTACTGCGGCGCATTGTGCAGCCGACGAGAG CCGTACTCCCCCAGATATTGCTAGGTTTGGAGATATCAATATCAAcagcgacgatgatgacgaattTGCCCAAGAATTGAGGATCACCGAGATCATTCGTCATCCTAAACATCGGTTTAGTTCGACCTATTACGATATTGCGTTGATGAAGTTGGAGAGAAATGTTGT AGTTACGGATACTGTTGCACCGACCTGCCTGTGGTTGGATGATGAGATACGCTTCCCGAAACTGTTAGCAGCCGGTTGGGGTAGAACCGGATTTG GTGAGGAACAAACAGACATCCTGCTGAAGGTGGAACTAGCCCTAGTAAGTAACGAGAATTGTTCCAATTATTATGCTGGAGGCGATCGCTCTTTACGGGACGGACTTATGGATCATCAACTTTGTGCAGGTGATGAAAAGATGGATACATGTCCG GGAGACTCCGGTGGGCCACTTCACGTGAAGCTTTTTGATGGCTGGAAACTGATCCCGTTTCTAGTTGGAGTGACATCCTTTGGACAGGCATGTGGTTTATCTGTGCCAGGTGTATATGTAAAGGTGTCCTCGTTCGGAGATTGGATAATTGAAACTCTTCAGCAGCATGGAGAACACGCTACTCGCTTCGAATTTGAGCCAATGGTTTGTACTAATCGCTATCTCAAGTTTCGAGATTACAAACCAGATGTTGTGGTTATTTATCATGGCGAAGAGTCCATTAACTGGAGTAAAAAATACGTAACCGACGAAAGTAGCGATTACATCGTAAGCTTTGGATGGCCAAATTCGACTGGCCCAGTGGATAGCGATTGCTTTGGAACGTTGATTGAACCTAACGTTGTGGTGACGTTGGCGGAATGCATACTAAGTACTGA ATCACTCCCAACGCAAATTATCCTGACAGATGCGAACATAGTAGACATCGCGGAAATCGTCGTGCACCCCTTGTATAATCCGTCGTCCAACCCCTACTACAACAACATCGCTGTGGTGAAGCTGAAAACCTTCGCATGGATTGAACCGTTCTGTGTGTGGTATGGTGAATCCATACCAGATGAACAGCTCTTGGTTACAGGAGAAAAAATTATACCGACTGAGAACTCCGAAG aACCTGATATCAGCAAGTTAATTACTCGTGTCTGGAAGCAGTCGCAGGACCAGTGTAACCTGCCTCGACAATATTCTGAGCGTCTTCCACAGGGTTTGCTAAGCGAGCATATATGTTACGAGAATCAGCCATTCTTTGTCCCTGGTGGGTGCGTTTCATTACCAGGGAGTCCAATCGAAAGGAATGGTGGTAAATATATTTACATCGATGGGATTCATTTGTTTGGACGCGACTGTGGATACGGAGAACCGGCCGTCGGTGTGCGATTGAGTGCACATAAGGCGTGGCTGGAATCGGTGTTGCTTCCCCGACCGCAGAGAAGCGAAGCGTTGGTGCACGTTGATCCAGATTTGGATGTGTCAGACACATGCAGGTATGCTGATCGCACTACTGGAACTTGCACTCCTCAGCAAAATTGTCCAACTATTCATACACGTgtgcaaaacaagcaacagcTATTGTTCTGTAAACGTACATCTGTTGTATGTTGTCCCGAGAAAGCTACCAACCTGGAGACTACGGCTATAGAAAGGGAATTCAATGAATGTGAAGAGCGATATAGACACCTCAGGACAAGTCGACAGGAAAATACAACACATATC GTGGAGATAGGATGGCAAGAGGCAGACAAAGTAAAGTACGACTGTTACGGATACCTGATCAGCACTCGGGGTGTTGTTACTTCTGCATCTTGTCTACTAGAAAAGACCAAACTGCCAAATCTAGTACGATTGGGAGGCCTGGGAATCTCAGGCGGTTCTCAAACAATTCGAATCGAGAAAGTAGAATTATACCCAAAGTATAGTAGAGTCAATCGACAGAATAACGTCGCTATAGTGAAGCTGGAATCACCCATTGAACCATCGGCAGATGTGTACCCTGGGTGCCTGTGGCAGAATGTCAGCCACTCGCCATTGCAACAACAAGTGTTTGATATCG CTTAAAGACGTTTTGATCCCATTTACCCGATCTATAAGAGTGATTGCGCAATATTCTTGAAACGGTCGTTCGACGAACCGGAAACGATTTGTATGAACCCAGGATTGGAGTTCTATTATACAGTAATATATCACTTCCAGTTGCAATTTCGCTTTAAAAGAGTCACTCTAATCCCCGATCACTGTTATAACGCCGGAAGTCCGATCGTATGGAAGCAATTTATTGATGCAGATGTTTACGTCGAATATCTGGTGAATGTTTACAGCCACGGAAGCTGCAATTCCCTTACCCCGCGTATAGTCAACCGAATGGCAGCATACATTGATTGGTTCAAGAAAGTGTTGCAATAG
- the LOC126567903 gene encoding uncharacterized protein LOC126567903, with product MSSELIVYVVLLLSPFISGYEMIPYERSSIDDCATRFYRSHISSAVAPSAGWPVRLREFAHIAAIGWTNDGSKRWLCAGSLIWENFILTAAHCAADESRTPPDIARFGDININSDDDDEFAQELRITEIIRHPKHRFSSTYYDIALMKLERNVVVTDTVAPTCLWLDDEIRFPKLLAAGWGRTGVGEEQTDILLKVELALVSNENCSNYYAGGDRSLRDGLMDHQLCAGDEKMDTCPGDSGGPLHVKLFDGWKLIPFLVGVTSFGQACGLSVPGVYVKVSSFGDWIIETLQQHGEHATRFEFEPMVCTNRYHKIREYKPDVVVVYNGKEHINWEKIYVTDESSDYIVSFGWLNSTGPVDSDCFGTLVEPNVVVTLAECILSTESLPTQIILTDANIVDIAEIVVHPLYNPSSNPYYNNIAVVKLKTFAWIEPFCVWYGESIPDEQLLVTGEKIIPTENSEEPDISKLITRVWKQSQEQCNLPRQYSERLPQGLLSEHICYENQPFFVPGGCVSLPGSPIERNGGKYIYIDGIHLFGRDCGYGEPAVGVRLSAHKTWLESVLLPQPQRSEALVHVDPDLDVSDTCRYADRTTGTCTPQQNCPTIHTRVQNKQQLLFCKRTSVVCCPEKATNLETTAIEREFNECEERYRHLRTSRQENTTHIVEIGWQEADKVKYDCYGYLISTRGVVTSASCLLEKTKLPNLVRLGGLGISGGSQTIRIEKVELYPKYSRVNRQNNVAIVKLESPVEPSADVYPGCLWQNVSHSPLQQQVFDIAKRRFDPIYPIYKSDCAIFLKRSFDEPETICMNPGLEFYYTVIYHFQLQFRFKRVTLIPDHCYNAGSPIVWKQFIDADVYVEYLVNVYSHGSCNSLTPRIVNRMAAYIDWFKKVLQ from the exons ATTGTGCAACACGGTTTTATAGATCTCACATTAGCAGTGCAGTAGCTCCTTCCGCCGGGTGGCCTGTGCGCTTGCGCGAGTTTGCTCATATTGCGGCGATTGGATGGACCAATGATGGTAGCAAACGTTGGCTCTGTGCTGGATCATTGATCTGGGAAAACTTCATCCTTACTGCGGCGCATTGTGCAGCCGACGAGAG CCGTACTCCCCCAGATATTGCTAGGTTTGGAGATATCAATATCAAcagcgacgatgatgacgaattTGCCCAAGAATTGAGGATCACCGAGATCATTCGTCATCCTAAACATCGGTTTAGTTCGACCTATTACGATATTGCGTTGATGAAGTTGGAGAGAAATGTTGT AGTTACGGACACTGTTGCACCGACCTGTCTGTGGTTGGATGATGAGATACGCTTCCCGAAACTGTTAGCAGCCGGATGGGGTAGAACCGGAGTTG GTGAGGAACAAACAGACATCCTGCTGAAGGTGGAACTAGCCCTAGTAAGTAACGAGAATTGCTCCAATTATTATGCTGGAGGCGATCGCTCTTTACGGGACGGACTTATGGATCACCAACTTTGTGCAGGTGATGAAAAGATGGATACATGTCCG GGAGACTCCGGTGGGCCACTTCACGTGAAGCTTTTTGATGGCTGGAAACTGATCCCGTTTCTAGTTGGAGTGACATCCTTTGGACAGGCATGTGGTTTATCTGTGCCAGGTGTATATGTAAAGGTGTCCTCGTTCGGGGATTGGATAATTGAAACTCTTCAGCAGCATGGAGAACACGCTACTCGCTTCGAATTTGAGCCAATGGTTTGTACTAATCGCTATCACAAGATTCGAGAGTATAAGCCAGATGTTGTGGTTGTTTATAATGGGAAAGAACACATTAATTGGGAAAAAATATACGTAACCGACGAAAGTAGCGATTACATTGTAAGCTTCGGATGGCTAAATTCGACTGGCCCAGTGGATAGCGATTGCTTTGGAACGCTGGTTGAACCTAACGTTGTGGTGACGTTGGCGGAATGCATACTAAGTACTGA GTCGTTGCCAACGCAAATTATCCTGACAGATGCGAACATAGTAGACATCGCGGAAATCGTCGTGCACCCCTTGTATAATCCGTCGTCCAACCCCTACTACAACAACATCGCTGTGGTGAAGCTGAAAACCTTCGCATGGATTGAACCGTTCTGTGTGTGGTATGGTGAATCCATACCAGATGAACAGCTCTTGGTTACAGGAGAAAAAATTATACCGACTGAGAACTCCGAAG aACCTGATATCAGCAAGTTAATTACTCGTGTCTGGAAGCAGTCGCAGGAACAGTGTAACCTGCCTCGACAATATTCTGAGCGTCTTCCACAGGGTTTGCTAAGCGAGCATATATGTTACGAGAATCAGCCATTCTTTGTCCCTGGTGGGTGCGTTTCATTACCAGGGAGTCCAATCGAAAGGAATGGTGGTAAATATATTTACATCGATGGGATTCATTTGTTTGGACGCGACTGTGGATACGGAGAACCGGCCGTCGGTGTGCGATTGAGTGCACATAAGACGTGGCTGGAATCGGTGTTGCTTCCCCAACCGCAGAGAAGCGAAGCGTTGGTGCACGTTGATCCAGATTTAGATGTGTCAGACACATGCAGGTATGCTGATCGCACTACTGGAACTTGCACTCCTCAGCAAAATTGTCCAACTATTCATACACGTgtacaaaacaagcaacagcTATTGTTCTGTAAACGTACATCTGTTGTATGTTGTCCCGAGAAAGCTACCAACCTGGAGACTACGGCTATAGAAAGGGAATTCAATGAATGTGAAGAGCGATATAGACACCTCAGGACAAGCCGACAGGAAAATACAACACATATC GTGGAGATAGGATGGCAAGAGGCAGACAAAGTAAAGTACGACTGTTACGGATACCTGATCAGCACTCGGGGTGTTGTTACTTCTGCATCTTGTCTACTAGAAAAGACCAAACTGCCAAATCTAGTACGATTGGGAGGCCTGGGAATCTCCGGCGGTTCTCAAACAATTCGAATCGAGAAAGTAGAATTATACCCAAAGTATAGTAGAGTCAATCGACAGAATAACGTCGCTATAGTGAAGCTGGAATCACCCGTTGAACCATCGGCAGATGTGTACCCTGGGTGCCTGTGGCAGAATGTCAGCCACTCGCCATTGCAACAACAAGTGTTTGATATCG CTAAAAGACGTTTTGATCCCATTTACCCGATCTATAAGAGTGATTGCGCAATATTCTTGAAACGGTCGTTCGACGAACCGGAAACGATTTGTATGAACCCAGGATTGGAGTTCTATTATACAGTAATATATCACTTCCAGTTGCAATTTCGCTTTAAAAGAGTCACTCTAATCCCCGATCACTGTTACAACGCCGGAAGTCCGATCGTATGGAAGCAATTTATTGATGCAGATGTATACGTCGAATATCTGGTGAATGTTTATAGCCACGGAAGCTGCAATTCCCTTACCCCGCGTATAGTCAACCGAATGGCAGCATACATTGATTGGTTCAAGAAAGTGTTGCAATAG
- the LOC126567904 gene encoding uncharacterized protein LOC126567904, whose translation MSSELIVYVVLLLSPFISGDEMIPYERSSIEDCATRFYRSYTVSAVAPSAGWPVRLREFAHIAAIGWTNDGSKRWLCAGSLIWENFILTAAHCAADESRTPPDIARFGDININSDDDDEFAQELRITEIIRHPKHRFSSTYYDIALMKLERNVVVTTTVAPTCLWLDDEIRFPKLLAAGWGRTGFGEEQTDILLKVELALVNNENCSNYYAGGDRSLRDGLMDHQLCAGDEKMDTCPGDSGGPLHVKLFDGWKLIPFLVGVTSFGKACGLSVPGVYVKVSSFGDWIIETLQQHGEHATRLEFEPMVCTNRYLKFRDYKPDVVVVYNGKEHINWEKIYVTDESSDYIVSFGWPNSTGPVDSDCFGTLVEPNVVVTLAECILSTESLPTQIILTDANILDIAEIVVHPLYNPSSNPYYNNIAVVKLKTFAWIEPFCVWYGESIPDEQLLITGEKIIPTENSEEPDISKLITRVWKQSQDQCNLPRQYSERLPQGLLSEHICYENQPFFVPGGCVSLPGSPIERNGGKYIYIDGIHLFGRDCGYGEPAVGVRLSAHKAWLESVLLPQPQRSEALVHVDPDLDVSDTCRYADRITGTCTPQQNCPVIHTRVQNKQQLLFCKRTSVVCCPEKATNLETTAIEREFNECEERYRHLRTSRQETTTHIVEIGWQEADKVKYDCYGYLISARGVVTSASCLLEKTKLPNLVRLGGLGISGGSQTIRIEKVELYPKYSRVNRQNNVAIVKLESPVEPSADVYPGCLWQNVSHSPLQQQVLDFAKGRFDPIYPIYKSDCAIFLKRSFDEPETICMNPGLEKYNIERYHFQLQFRFKKVTLIPDHCYNAGSPIVWKQFIDADVYVEYLVNVYSHGSCNSLTPRIVNRMAAYIDWFKKVLQ comes from the exons ATGTCTAGTGAGTTGATCGTTTACGTTGTGTTGCTTTTATCACCGTTCATAAGTG gTGACGAAATGATCCCATACGAAAGGTCCTCTATAGAAG ATTGTGCAACACGGTTTTATAGGTCTTACACTGTCAGTGCAGTAGCTCCTTCCGCCGGATGGCCTGTGCGCTTGCGCGAGTTTGCCCATATTGCGGCGATTGGATGGACCAATGATGGTAGCAAACGTTGGCTCTGTGCTGGATCATTAATCTGGGAAAACTTCATCCTTACTGCGGCGCATTGTGCAGCCGACGAGAG CCGTACTCCCCCAGATATTGCTAGGTTTGGAGATATCAATATCAAcagcgacgatgatgacgaattTGCCCAAGAATTGAGGATCACCGAGATCATTCGTCATCCTAAACATCGGTTTAGTTCGACCTATTACGATATTGCGCTGATGAAGTTGGAGAGAAATGTTGT AGTTACGACCACTGTTGCACCGACCTGTCTGTGGTTGGATGATGAGATACGCTTCCCGAAACTGTTAGCAGCCGGATGGGGTAGAACCGGATTTG GTGAGGAACAAACAGACATCCTGCTGAAGGTGGAACTAGCCCTAGTAAATAACGAGAATTGCTCCAATTATTATGCTGGAGGCGATCGCTCTTTACGGGACGGACTTATGGATCACCAACTTTGTGCAGGTGATGAAAAGATGGATACATGTCCG GGAGACTCCGGTGGGCCACTTCACGTGAAGCTTTTTGATGGCTGGAAACTGATCCCGTTTCTAGTTGGAGTGACATCCTTTGGAAAGGCTTGTGGCTTATCTGTGCCAGGTGTATATGTAAAGGTGTCCTCGTTCGGGGATTGGATAATTGAAACTCTTCAGCAGCATGGAGAACACGCTACTCGCTTAGAATTTGAGCCAATGGTTTGTACTAATCGCTATCTCAAGTTTCGAGATTACAAACCAGATGTTGTGGTTGTTTATAATGGGAAAGAACACATTAATTGGGAAAAAATATACGTAACCGACGAAAGTAGCGATTACATTGTAAGCTTCGGATGGCCAAATTCGACTGGCCCAGTGGATAGCGATTGCTTTGGAACGCTGGTTGAACCTAACGTTGTGGTGACGTTGGCGGAATGCATACTAAGTACTGA GTCATTGCCAACGCAAATTATTCTGACAGATGCGAACATATTAGACATCGCCGAAATCGTCGTGCACCCCTTGTACAATCCGTCCTCCAATCCGTACTACAACAACATCGCTGTGGTGAAGCTGAAAACCTTCGCATGGATTGAACCGTTCTGTGTGTGGTATGGTGAATCCATACCAGATGAACAGCTCTTGATTACAGGAGAAAAAATTATACCGACTGAGAACTCCGAAG aACCTGATATCAGCAAGTTAATTACTCGTGTCTGGAAGCAGTCGCAGGACCAGTGTAACCTGCCTCGACAATATTCTGAGCGTCTTCCACAGGGTTTGCTGAGCGAGCATATATGTTACGAGAATCAGCCATTCTTTGTCCCTGGGGGGTGCGTTTCATTACCAGGGAGTCCAATCGAAAGGAATGGTGGTAAATATATTTACATCGATGGGATTCATTTGTTTGGACGCGACTGTGGATACGGAGAACCGGCAGTTGGTGTGCGATTGAGTGCACATAAGGCGTGGCTGGAATCGGTGTTGCTTCCCCAACCGCAGAGAAGCGAAGCGTTGGTGCACGTTGATCCAGATTTAGATGTGTCAGACACATGCAGGTATGCTGATCGCATTACTGGAACTTGCACTCCTCAGCAAAATTGTCCAGTTATTCATACACGTGTGCAGAACAAGCAACAGCTATTGTTCTGTAAACGTACATCTGTTGTATGTTGTCCCGAGAAAGCTACCAACCTGGAGACTACGGCTATAGAAAGGGAATTCAATGAATGTGAAGAGCGATATAGACACCTCAGGACAAGCCGACAGGAAACTACAACACATATC GTGGAGATAGGATGGCAAGAGGCAGACAAAGTAAAGTACGACTGTTACGGATACCTGATCAGCGCTCGGGGTGTTGTTACTTCTGCATCTTGTCTACTAGAAAAGACCAAACTGCCAAATCTAGTACGATTGGGAGGCCTGGGAATCTCCGGCGGTTCTCAAACAATTCGAATCGAGAAAGTAGAATTATACCCAAAGTATAGTAGAGTCAATCGACAGAATAACGTCGCTATAGTGAAGCTGGAATCACCCGTTGAACCATCGGCAGATGTGTACCCTGGGTGCCTGTGGCAGAATGTCAGCCACTCGCCATTGCAACAACAAGTGTTGGATTTCG CTAAAGGACGTTTTGATCCTATTTATCCGATCTATAAGAGTGATTGCGCAATATTCTTGAAACGGTCGTTCGACGAACCGGAAACGATTTGTATGAACCCAGGATTGGAGAAGTATAATATCGAACGATATCACTTCCAGTTGCAATTTCGCTTTAAAAAAGTCACTCTAATCCCCGATCACTGTTACAACGCCGGAAGTCCGATCGTATGGAAGCAATTTATTGATGCAGATGTTTACGTTGAATATCTGGTGAATGTTTATAGCCACGGAAGCTGCAATTCCCTTACCCCGCGTATAGTCAACCGAATGGCAGCATACATTGATTGGTTCAAGAAAGTGTTGCAATAG